Genomic window (Moraxella haemolytica):
CAACAGTAGCGGTGATTGATTTTTGTATGATAATTTTCTTTTATAATTAGGCTTGAGTTTCAAGAAGTTCCGACAAACTTGCACTGATTATCATGAATATTGATGATATTTTGTGTGAATTTAAATCATTAATATTTTGATTAACCCTGTATAATAACTATGTCAACCATTCATATTATCCTATTTACCCCAAAAATCCCCAACAACACTGGCAATATCATTCGCCTGTGTGCCAATACAGGAGCCAAACTGCATTTAATTAAACCGCTTGGTTTTGAGCTTGACGATACCAAGCTAAAACGAGCAGGGCTTGATTATCATGAATATGCTGATTTGAAAGTGCATGAAGACTGGTGGGTATGTCGTCAGATGCTAAATGAGATGGGTGTTGACCAAGTGGTAGCATTGACCACCAAGTTTAGTCATAGCTTTTATGAGCATGATTTTAGTCTTACTCAAGAAGAAAGTGTTGCGATGGTGTTTGGTTCTGAGACTGATGGTCTGCCAGCGAAGATTAGAGATGATATCGGTGTAGATAATTGGCTCCGCTTGCCCATGTTGCCGCAGTCTCGCAGTCTAAACCTTGCCAATTCGGTATCTATTTGCTTATATGAACTTTGGCGACAGATGGGTTTTGTTGGTGATGTTGGTGAGAGTGTTGGCTATCACCGTTTATCCAGTCGTTCTGATTAAGCGTAGCTCTATAGACAATTAGGCGGTTTTGGCAATCCTGCGATGCGATTGATGTGGCGTGCCACAAGCCCTGTATTAAAGAGTTGTTGCAATTTGGTATTGCTAATATCATCAGTAGGCAATGCTTGAGTTAAGTGCTTGATGAGTGGGCGAGTGGTTGGGCTGTGATGGTATTTTTCAAAAAATGCCCGCACTTCGCCTAAGATGCGATAATGAATATCGCCTAACTGTATATCTAGCGTATCTGCCAAAGCCTGTGCTACCGCTGGCGTCCATGTGTTGTGATCGGTAAGATGACCATCACCGTCTAGTTGTAGAGTTGTGCTTGTCATTTAAAATTCCAAAACGCTGTCAAAATCTGTCGTCATTGGTGGTGCATCTAGGCGTAGCAATAGACCATCAATCATCTCATCAAAGATGGTATCATGACTAAAATCTGTCCATGCTTTAGCAATGTCATATAATTCAAGTGACTGCACCATGCCATAGATACGACTCTGTTTATCGTTTAGTGCTAGATGGCTATTACCAGTAAAATAAAACTGCACTTCATGGTCAAAGCTTGCTAAAGTGAATCCCAAAGCGACTGCTTCATAGCTAATTAGCTCGCTATCAGTACTGATGGTGATTAAAAATTTCATCTTTTTATCCGTTATAAATATCTGATTTTGGTGCTATTTTGCTAGCCAAAAGTATTAGACTTGTCTGCTAAATAACACCATTAAAACTGCAATACTTCATCACAAACATCAATCTGCATGGCAAGTTCGGATAGTCCCACTAGATAAAAGGGTGTGCGTAGGTTGTCGCCATTTAGTTCATGCCGTGTGGCATTTTGAGTGTCGGTAATACCTCGTGCCAGTGCGGTACTAACACAAACAGGTAATTGCAATCGGTGCGTCTGTGCAAGCCTTACCCACTCATCAGCAACACTCACTACATCGGCGGTCTGCCATAATAGGCGGTTTGCGGTATAAGCACCATCGCCATAAAAAAATACCTGTACGGATTTGCCTGCATCAAGTAGTTTTTTGGCGGTATCTAGGGCGAGTTTTGCTTTATGACTGTGCGGGGCATTGGTAATAAGTAACAATGTGGTCATGGTATGGCTAATGGTTGTTGATAGGATGTTTTTTGCTGTATGATTTAAAAATTAA
Coding sequences:
- the tusD gene encoding sulfurtransferase complex subunit TusD, giving the protein MTTLLLITNAPHSHKAKLALDTAKKLLDAGKSVQVFFYGDGAYTANRLLWQTADVVSVADEWVRLAQTHRLQLPVCVSTALARGITDTQNATRHELNGDNLRTPFYLVGLSELAMQIDVCDEVLQF
- a CDS encoding tRNA (cytidine(34)-2'-O)-methyltransferase, translated to MSTIHIILFTPKIPNNTGNIIRLCANTGAKLHLIKPLGFELDDTKLKRAGLDYHEYADLKVHEDWWVCRQMLNEMGVDQVVALTTKFSHSFYEHDFSLTQEESVAMVFGSETDGLPAKIRDDIGVDNWLRLPMLPQSRSLNLANSVSICLYELWRQMGFVGDVGESVGYHRLSSRSD
- a CDS encoding TusE/DsrC/DsvC family sulfur relay protein — protein: MTSTTLQLDGDGHLTDHNTWTPAVAQALADTLDIQLGDIHYRILGEVRAFFEKYHHSPTTRPLIKHLTQALPTDDISNTKLQQLFNTGLVARHINRIAGLPKPPNCL